The genomic interval AGGGTTGGGTTTATTACAAATGCATAGCAGAAGATTAACACGTTAGCTGTTATAAGATTAACACACTACAATACTATCGTACCGCTATAACTGTTATTTGACGACACTTTGTATTAAATTTTGACAACATTGATATGAAACTACAAGCTATATAATTCTTATCCACTATTAAAACACTACATCAAGGTTCTAGATATTTAGAAGAGGAATGCTCTGCTCATTCCTGAAAAAGttttgaggatcaaattttGTCTTAATTTTTGCCAAGCGCCTAAAGTTTCCCTTAAAATACTTGCTTCCCCAAACACTTGCTTCAGAGTAGCTTGTATTGTTGTCATGCTTGTTGCTACCTAAATCAAGATCCCTATAGTTGAAATATGCAGCTCTTGGTGATTTTGAAACATAAGGAGTCATGTATCTGTAAACCATTTCCATCCACTTTAAATTCTTGTTGGATTCATCAATGGTATTCACTTCCCACTTGACCATATACTGTATATTGTACAAGTATCCCTCTCTATGTGGAAAAGGGATTTCAGATTCTGAAATTTCACTCATTTTTCCACCATAAGGATCCATTATTAGTAATGCTAATGTGTCTTCTTTTAGAAGCATTGTCCAAACACCTTCTAGACTTGTTTCTGATATAGGCTCTTTTACATAATCAGATTTAGCCTTGAATGAGCTTTTGTAGATGGTAGTTCTGTTCAACAAAAATTCTGGTGGGTCCCAATTGTTGTATCCTGCAAAATACAAAACTGATTGAATCCAACTCATTTCAATGCAATCTTTAGCCTGCAACCCCAATTCAGGGAAACTCTCATTCATTATTGGTATTAACTTATCTTTTCCTCCAAGGAAAAGAGAGTTAAAAAAGGCttgtattatttgttttgaatttgaacCATCATTTTGAGCAACTACTCTAATGAAAAGATCTTCATGCAATTTATCTGCTATGTATTGCCACCTATGAAAGAGCTTTTTAGCTCGTTCCTCTACTGTTCGGACGCTGAATACAGTAACGATTGATGGaactttaaccaatcttatctTCCATGCAAGAACGACTCCGAAACTTGATGCACTACCTCCTCTTATAGCCCAAAAAACATCTTCTCCCATTGATTTTCTATCAAGAATCCTTCCATTTGCATCAATAAGGTAAGCATCAACAACATGGTCAGCTGCTAAACCATATTTCCTCAACAAAGTACCAAACCCTCCTCCACTTATGTGACCACCTATTCCAACACTTGCACATAATCCAGCAGGAAATCCATGAACTTTACTtgcttttgaaattttatagtaaaGTTCACCTAATGTTGCACCAGCTTGAATCCAAGCTGTTTCATCGACAAGATTAATTTTGATCGAACGGATTTCGATGAGATCAATCATGATAAAGGGTGTCTTACATAGATAAGATAGCCCTTCGTAGTCGTGGCCGCCACTTCTTACTCTAATCTGAACACCAATCTCTTTGCTGCATAGAATTGCTGCTTGAATTTCTGATTCATGAAAAGGTTTAACAATGAGAAGAGGCTTGTTTGATGAATTTAACCATCTTGGATTTTGTTCCAATGATTCCAAAACTTTTGGATACAATAAAGAGGATGAGTTGAAGACTGTTTTTTCAATGTTTTTAGAATAGTCACCAATTATGGTTAACATGCACTGCATGAAACTCTTGTCAAGTGAAGTAGAAGCTGCATATGAGATTGAAAGAGAAAGAATCATAAACACTACAAGATAATTCATAtctcttttatgtttttcttttctacCTTGAGGTTGATTTAAGCCATGCATCTTACATACATGCATGCATGTATATATAGAACAAAATTGTTCACTTGAGAAGGTAGAAAATAGAATATTGAAGTAGAGACTACTAAGGATGCTATCAAAGATATTTTCCTTGTGTCCAAAACAacccaaaaattaaataaaaaaaaaggggtGGCAGTGATATTTCCAAAGTTGAGAAAAATGATTTGTTTATGTTTACATTATTAACtatttgtttgttgtttatttCGTAATTAAGTTTGTCGTTGCTCGTGAATAAAGCTGAAAATGCGTCGACTtaaattaacttaattttttaaatagaatatCATAAATAAAGTTGAAAATGCGTCGACTTAAatcaacttaattttttaaatagaatatTACAAGTCAAATTTGATATGAACAAATTCTTAACTCGGATTTTACTTGATTCAAGCCTGTGAGCGACTTGGTTAATCTCTTTGATTTAAACAATCATGTgaatcaaaagataaaataatttaaatcatgaatatttctcatttatttttttggtctATAGAAGAAATGATAATTACCACCATAAATTCATACACAATTGCGAGGTCATAAATTCGAATCCGAGACAAGATATCTAAactaacaatatcaatatttattagtTGATGTAGAACTtagacaaataataaatatttctattatatggttatttatttatttatttatttatcatataagacctatatttttataatgtatgtaagataattttttttctctttcattttttattaaaaaatgctGATGTGCGGCTAAATATTAGCAATTTCGtgttttttgaattattttattttttgcctatttttaaaaatctaattctatgttttaatatatatatatataatcattctCTTCTAATTCTTAGTCTTCAATCCAAAAAATTCAAAGATTTAATTTACTAATTACACTTTCAACAACACCTATTTTTAATAACCAACCATTTAATTACCAAAACctaaacatatttaaattgaatatcCAAAAAAATCTCGAAATTAAAACGtgttttcaatttgaaaaaagtGGGTTTGCACTTAATGAACAATTGACAATGACAATGAATGAGAATGGAATTCAAACGTGTTTTCCATCTCTTCTCTCACTCAGTTGCTGCTTCATTTTATGCCACAAAAATCACGTCGGTCAACAAGACTTTTTTATTTTGGGGATTTTTAGATTTTCAATTATTTGGTTTTTAGGTTTTGGTGTGGAAGGTATTCATTGAAAGTGTGGTGGGTGGATTAAATCTTTGATTTTTATAGATCAAATATGAAGAgggaagaaaatgaaaattgttagagtttatatttttttaaagaaaaaatttaaaatataataagattTAGTTTAAATGACAAATGTCCGAAAATTATTAGTCTCATTATCATATTTTAGGTTTGAATTTCggatatcaaaatatttactgtTTCATTTACATACAccaaaaaaaattcagaataagatttttaaaaatagacagaaaacaaaataaattaaatgaaaaaaaaaacaagtaattTTTTTGCATTATTAAAGATAAGTGTGCAAAGCTAGTGCATTGACCTGCCATTTAATTTTAACcatttaatctaaattttgtactatttatattatatagttttttaatCAACAACACATTATTTAATGTCGTgacaaattataattgaatgactgtaaaacaattttatattggTAATACATTACctttattcttaaaaaataaatgacctatataagaaaaaaaattatgttagaATAAATGACTACCCAAATCTAAAGAGGTGAATAGATTTTTTTCACGTAACAGAtacaaaagtatttaaaattttttgcaaaataaaaattatgtttattggAACTATCAACGAAATCTCTGagtttattgtaaaatattagACTTCAATTTCAATCGTTCAATAAACTAAATGAATTAAACTATACATAATTCAAGTTtagcttatttatttaatcggcttaaattttagttcaaaatttgttaatatgatttattatgaaCTAAATTTAACAAATGAATAGTTGAATCGCACCTAATTTCAAATTGGTTGTGAACCATAGTAATCAGCTTTGAATATCGAAATACAATTAACTAGTGGATTGCATAAAGTAGAAAACATCCATTGTATGATTTATTTTGATTACATATGTTTTAAAAGgatttgttgaaaaaaaaaaaaaaaacattgtaaaaGGATTTTATAAGCTCTTTGTTTATTGTATTATAATgcaatttaattttgacttagtattttaaaaatcagaACAAACATCAATTTAGTCGAGGTATTGATTTAATAGATCACTGATTTAATCATTGGGTCATTAGtcaaactttataattaaatcaGATTGAACCGATTGACtcttatgaaaaattattacattcaatatcaaaatatatattattgaataaCTTAGTCtattaaaaagttataaaaaaaatctaaactaATAAGAAgcttacaattaattaaaaaaacaataatgagCGTGGTGTGATATTCTTGAACGTCTCTCTTATCGACATCATGATATTTTGCATATGTCTTGAGAAAGTGGAGAGAGGTCTACCCTTTCGTGTAGGATTACAATCATATATTTCTATGAAGAGTTGAAATGGTTCCACACATCATGAATCTATTTAACTATACGCTACACTATTCTAGCACAATCATCATGTGATGTTCAATATCTATTAATCACAAAATAGATATTTTAGGACTCATCAAAATATCATTCAACCAAGATTTTACAAATCATGAAAGACCAACACttataaatcaaatttcttATATTCTACATATTTGTCCATAACTTGTATGATTGCGAATTATAAAGCATTCTTCTGTGATTTCAGTAGTGCATTCTTGTATTGGAGTCACACTTCATAAAGTAATTTTACGAGtgaaattcaaattcatttaacatGATATTAGAAATTGAATAAAGAGTGTTAATGTGAAAATTAGATCCAAAACCTATGCTAAGTGTGAGAGTGTATATTGAAGTCCTAccttagtaaaaaaattagacACCGTAATTAAGCCATAAGCATGGAATACTATGTCTTGATTGagtaataaaagaattaatgtctataatttttatttttggtgtaAGGTATTCATGGGTTAGAAAACTAAAAACAAGATCATGTATATATAAGGGGAATTTgtatatacaatataatataaccAACCTTGTATCATATTAACGCGAATATAATCTGTttgcataattaattaaatagaaaaaaagtgAGGATTGTATTgtgtaaaataaaatgaaggaactctacattaattttttaaagagtgtttttcataaatttatagtttacaaaaataagttgaaaagaACTCGTGACATATATTATAAGCTCTTTCAAACACTTGCTCgtttatattattattggtGAGCCAACTAAGTTTGGAGAAAAATGAGCTTAAGAGTATTAATGTTATAAAGGTGTTAAAATTGGTGGAGGCTTTCAACGAGGAAGAGGAAAGGGCAACAATGAGAATTGTGATGGTTTAAAAAGTTTATGGTCAGATGGAGTGAATTGTTGGATCTTTTGTTAGGGGTATGctgcaaatcttgaacaagaagaagatgtattttatgatgatgaaggttgcacaaataaattctaAAGCGTGTGTAACACACTaagctttaggttcgattcgcccccatcaatctatatatattggataCAAACGGGTTAACCGGCGAATTCCCATCAAGATACTTTggaatccttgaagtgaattgcacattcacatcaagcctatcgatcaatgatagtttatAGAATAAAGTTCATTCGtttactctcgtgcactagagaaaagaagaaatgactcagaaatatttttgacataatcTTGACTCATGTAACATGAATTTTGTCTTGTTTATCTTGTGTTCTTTCCGCCTCTAaagtatctctatttatagagatactcatatcaattggtgaaagaaaacaactcttcaACTCATAcaaattggtgaaagaaaacaactcttgcGAAAGATTGTAACTTTTGATAACTTAAAAGATGCATCGGTTAATTAAATCCGAGATACTCATatcaattggtgaaagaaaacaactcttcaACTCATAcaaattggtgaaagaaaacaactcttgcGAAAGATTGTAACTTTTGATAACTTAAAAGATGCATCGGTTTGAATTAAATCCAAACATTGCAACCACTTGACCAAGTgatacattaagttatttaattttgctacattaatataactattagagaattccaaatatattttggaaatttccctcacaatcccccaccattttcaaaatacatCTAAGTCTGTTATTGCGGAAATGTCATGGTTTCAGATAAAGGTATCTTACGATTTGAACCATTACTTAGTGAATTATGTTTTCACTCATCCCCgaatagattggtagacaagctttgaaccaaccattcattagaacaagtgtgcatAACTCACACATGAAAT from Cicer arietinum cultivar CDC Frontier isolate Library 1 chromosome 5, Cicar.CDCFrontier_v2.0, whole genome shotgun sequence carries:
- the LOC101492215 gene encoding berberine bridge enzyme-like 22 is translated as MHVCKMHGLNQPQGRKEKHKRDMNYLVVFMILSLSISYAASTSLDKSFMQCMLTIIGDYSKNIEKTVFNSSSLLYPKVLESLEQNPRWLNSSNKPLLIVKPFHESEIQAAILCSKEIGVQIRVRSGGHDYEGLSYLCKTPFIMIDLIEIRSIKINLVDETAWIQAGATLGELYYKISKASKVHGFPAGLCASVGIGGHISGGGFGTLLRKYGLAADHVVDAYLIDANGRILDRKSMGEDVFWAIRGGSASSFGVVLAWKIRLVKVPSIVTVFSVRTVEERAKKLFHRWQYIADKLHEDLFIRVVAQNDGSNSKQIIQAFFNSLFLGGKDKLIPIMNESFPELGLQAKDCIEMSWIQSVLYFAGYNNWDPPEFLLNRTTIYKSSFKAKSDYVKEPISETSLEGVWTMLLKEDTLALLIMDPYGGKMSEISESEIPFPHREGYLYNIQYMVKWEVNTIDESNKNLKWMEMVYRYMTPYVSKSPRAAYFNYRDLDLGSNKHDNNTSYSEASVWGSKYFKGNFRRLAKIKTKFDPQNFFRNEQSIPLLNI